The Bacteroidales bacterium genomic interval TTTATTATAATTATCATATTTTCAGGTCATTTAATCAAGGCCCAAAACCTGATTATTGGCAAAATTACCGATGAGGATTTCGAGCAGCTGGTTGGAGCGAATATTTATATCCCGGAATTAAATAAAGGAACTGTTGCAGACAATAACGGGAAATATGTCCTGAGCGATATTCCTGACGGGAAAATCAAGATCCAGTTTTCATTCATTGGTCACACAAATGAAATAAGGACAGTAATATTTAACGGTTCTCCCGTTGAGATGAACATCACCTTGAGCACTACAGCGATTGAAACAAAAGAAATAGTTGTTTCGGGGGGGTACAATGCGACACAACATGAAAACGCAGTCAATATTGACATCCTCAAGCTTAAATCGCCGACAAATATAATCTCGCCCAACTTTACTGAAATGCTCACAAAGGTGCCGGGCGTCGATATGATCTCGAAAGGAAGCGGGATCTCCAAACCTGTCATCAGGGGTTTGTCGATGGACAATGTCCTGGTTTTAAATAATGGCGTCCGCAACGAGAATTATCAGTATTCTGACCATCATCCCTTAGGAATCGACGAATTTGGAATTGAAGATGTCGAGATCATCAAGGGGCCGGCTTCGCTGCTGTATGGATCGGACGCCATCGGAGGCGTGATGAACTTCATCAAAGAAAAACCGGCCCCGGTGGGCCAGATCATTGGAGATTATCACCTTCAACTTTTTTCAAACACCCTGGGACTTTCGACCAACCTGGGCATGAAAGGGGCCAGTAAAAAATTCTTTGGCGGGATTCGTTTAGGGACTAAATCCAATACAGATTTTTTACAGGGTGGGGGTGACTTCGTGCCCAATTCCCGGTTCAGTACAATGTCGATTAAGGCGAACGGGGGCTTCACCGGTAAATCCGCTGTATCTAAAATAAATTATGAATTCAGCCGTCAAAAACTTGGACTGACCGAAGAAGAAGCGGTTGAAGCTATAACGTCCAGGGAGAGAAAGAATGAAATCTGGTACCAGCAATTCAATAATCATCTTCTTTCATCACAAAATAAAATATTCCTGAACAATTTTAAGATCGAAATAAATGCCGCTTTTCAATCCGCCGGACTGATGCATTATGCAGGGATCGATACGACAGAAATCGCCATGAGACTTTCAACATTGACTTATGAGACAAAACTATATCTTCCTTCCAAAGAAAAATCAGAATACATCATTGGATTCCAGGGATTTAACCAGTTCAATCTAAATATTCGGGACGCGGAAGAAATCTTATTGCCCGATGCTCAAACGGATAATTACAGTGTTTTTTCTTTGCTGCAATTTCACTTGTTTGATGAATTTAAAATGCAAACAGGTTTACGGTACGACCATAAATTCATCAATACCAGTGAGGTTGGTTCACCTATAGATTATAATTACCGCAGCCCGTTAAAACTAGATTACGGCAGCTTCAGCGGTTCGGTCGGGGCTACCTATGAATTTGCGGATAAATTATTCTTCCGGGGTAATTTTGCAGCCGCATACCGGACACCGAACCTGGCTGAGCTGACATCCAACGGAAAACACGAAACCC includes:
- a CDS encoding TonB-dependent receptor; protein product: MKKYFIFIIIIIFSGHLIKAQNLIIGKITDEDFEQLVGANIYIPELNKGTVADNNGKYVLSDIPDGKIKIQFSFIGHTNEIRTVIFNGSPVEMNITLSTTAIETKEIVVSGGYNATQHENAVNIDILKLKSPTNIISPNFTEMLTKVPGVDMISKGSGISKPVIRGLSMDNVLVLNNGVRNENYQYSDHHPLGIDEFGIEDVEIIKGPASLLYGSDAIGGVMNFIKEKPAPVGQIIGDYHLQLFSNTLGLSTNLGMKGASKKFFGGIRLGTKSNTDFLQGGGDFVPNSRFSTMSIKANGGFTGKSAVSKINYEFSRQKLGLTEEEAVEAITSRERKNEIWYQQFNNHLLSSQNKIFLNNFKIEINAAFQSAGLMHYAGIDTTEIAMRLSTLTYETKLYLPSKEKSEYIIGFQGFNQFNLNIRDAEEILLPDAQTDNYSVFSLLQFHLFDEFKMQTGLRYDHKFINTSEVGSPIDYNYRSPLKLDYGSFSGSVGATYEFADKLFFRGNFAAAYRTPNLAELTSNGKHETRYEIGNSILVPQKAYETDVSIHYHTENLTFDLAGFYNIIDDYIFISPTNDTTPDGDHIYRYNQTNATLFGGEAGIHIHPEKFRWIHFEATFSKVTGKQGNGDYLPFIPANKLNFELKLEKEKLGILQDAFFKVNSSSAFNQNHPAPDEMRTDGYTLFDISLGTKIKIGQQALSAEISVNNIFDKKYIDHLSTLNEVNYFDPGRNVAISFTIPFAIK